In a single window of the Tellurirhabdus bombi genome:
- a CDS encoding B12-binding domain-containing radical SAM protein, with translation MEQNILFITPPFTQLNTPYPATAYLKGFLNTMGYVSHQVDLGIEVILDLFSRRGLRDLFAELDASDCELSENSYRIFSLRDDYISTIEPVIRFLQHKNPTLAHSICDRTYLPEASRFAQLDDLDWAFGTMGIHDKARHLATLYLEDLADLFTEAVDPHFGFSRYAERLGRSATHFDELHEALLAPDTRVSETLTKLLEQRIQQWQPNVVCLTVPFPGNLYGALKCGQYLKKHYPHIAVIMGGGYANTELRSLREARVFDFIDYICLDDGEAPLLSLLEYLGGQRDRDGLKRVYARTDGVVTYFNKAKEKDVPQRDTGTPDYSDLRLLDYLSVIEIVNPMHRLWSDGRWNKLTLAHGCYWGKCSFCDVTLDYIKRYEPMTAALLCDRIEEIIEQTGQNGFHFVDEAAPPALMRDLALEIIRRKLTVVWWTNIRFEKNFTADLCLLLKASGCIAVSGGLEVASDRLLERMKKGVTVAQVARVADGFTRAGIMVHAYLMYGFPTQTAQETIDSLEMVRQLFEAGVVQSGFWHRFAMTAHSPVGLQPAEFDVMRIGPDVGPFADNDLDHADPLGCDHGAFSEGLRKSLFNYMHGVCFEFPLKSWFDFKTPATTIPRTYIQNSLRQGTESSPRPNAVVIWLGSLPSISVVEVKKGKKSVEQAELVFYSKKAEWAMETSIQQADWLENTMPKLLISNQETYLFDQLKADFERAGLGPFEVWQQSPAWRSLRENGLLIV, from the coding sequence TTGGAACAGAACATTTTATTTATTACTCCTCCTTTTACTCAACTTAACACACCGTATCCGGCAACAGCTTACCTGAAAGGGTTCCTGAATACCATGGGGTACGTTTCGCATCAGGTTGACTTGGGGATTGAGGTCATTCTGGATTTGTTTTCCCGGAGAGGATTGCGCGATTTATTCGCTGAACTAGATGCTTCGGACTGCGAATTATCCGAAAACAGCTACCGAATCTTTTCGCTTCGGGACGACTACATCAGTACCATTGAGCCGGTTATCCGGTTTCTGCAGCATAAAAATCCGACGTTGGCGCATAGCATTTGCGACCGGACGTATTTACCCGAAGCTTCTCGATTTGCCCAGCTTGACGATCTGGATTGGGCGTTCGGAACGATGGGCATTCACGATAAGGCGCGGCACTTAGCCACGCTTTACCTCGAAGACCTGGCCGATCTTTTCACCGAAGCTGTAGACCCGCATTTTGGCTTTAGTCGGTATGCCGAGCGCCTGGGCCGTTCGGCAACGCATTTCGATGAATTGCACGAGGCTTTGCTCGCCCCCGATACACGCGTATCCGAAACGTTGACGAAGCTGCTTGAGCAACGCATTCAACAGTGGCAGCCCAATGTTGTTTGCCTGACCGTACCGTTTCCGGGTAATCTGTATGGGGCACTCAAATGCGGTCAATACCTGAAAAAACATTACCCGCACATCGCCGTTATTATGGGCGGAGGATACGCCAACACGGAACTTCGTTCACTGCGGGAGGCCCGCGTTTTTGATTTCATCGACTACATCTGTCTAGACGACGGCGAAGCGCCTTTGCTTTCGTTGCTGGAATATTTGGGTGGGCAGCGGGATCGGGATGGGTTGAAGCGGGTCTATGCGCGCACCGACGGCGTAGTGACGTACTTTAACAAAGCCAAAGAAAAAGACGTACCCCAGCGCGATACCGGGACCCCCGACTACAGTGATTTGCGCCTACTGGATTACCTGTCGGTTATCGAAATTGTCAATCCGATGCACCGGCTTTGGAGCGATGGACGCTGGAACAAGCTGACGCTGGCCCACGGGTGCTACTGGGGAAAATGTTCCTTCTGCGATGTAACGCTGGATTACATCAAACGCTACGAGCCCATGACGGCGGCGCTGCTCTGTGACCGCATCGAAGAAATCATTGAACAGACGGGCCAAAACGGTTTTCACTTTGTCGATGAAGCGGCTCCGCCCGCCCTCATGCGCGATCTGGCGCTGGAAATCATCCGGCGGAAGCTGACGGTTGTGTGGTGGACGAACATTCGGTTTGAGAAGAATTTTACGGCGGATTTGTGCCTGCTCCTGAAAGCATCGGGTTGCATTGCCGTTTCTGGTGGGTTGGAAGTGGCGTCTGACCGGCTGCTTGAGCGCATGAAAAAAGGCGTGACGGTAGCACAGGTAGCGCGCGTGGCCGATGGATTTACGCGGGCGGGCATTATGGTGCATGCGTATCTGATGTACGGTTTCCCAACCCAAACCGCCCAGGAAACCATCGATTCATTGGAAATGGTGCGGCAGCTATTCGAGGCGGGAGTGGTGCAATCGGGCTTCTGGCACCGCTTTGCCATGACGGCGCATAGCCCCGTAGGCTTGCAACCGGCGGAGTTTGATGTCATGCGAATTGGACCGGACGTTGGGCCTTTTGCCGATAATGACCTGGATCATGCCGATCCGCTGGGCTGCGATCATGGCGCTTTTTCGGAAGGGCTGCGGAAATCGCTTTTCAATTACATGCACGGCGTTTGTTTTGAGTTTCCACTAAAGAGCTGGTTCGATTTTAAAACGCCCGCCACAACCATTCCGCGCACCTATATCCAGAACAGCCTGCGTCAGGGAACAGAAAGCAGTCCCCGGCCTAATGCCGTGGTAATTTGGTTAGGAAGTCTTCCAAGTATTTCGGTGGTGGAGGTAAAAAAAGGCAAAAAGAGCGTTGAGCAGGCTGAACTGGTTTTTTACAGCAAGAAAGCTGAATGGGCGATGGAAACCAGTATTCAGCAAGCGGACTGGCTCGAAAATACAATGCCTAAGCTGCTGATCAGCAATCAGGAGACTTACCTATTTGACCAGTTAAAAGCCGACTTCGAACGGGCTGGACTGGGGCCTTTTGA